The nucleotide window catgagaaacgctgggctggaagaagcacaagctggaatcaagattgctgggagaaatatcaataacctcatatgcagatgacaccacccttatggcagaaagtgaagaggagctaaaaagcctcttgatgaaagtgaaagtggagagtgaaaaagtgggcttaaagctcaacattcagaaaacgaagatcatggcatccggtcccatcacttcatgggaaatagatggggaaacagtggaaacagactttatttttctgggctccaaaatcactgcagatggtgactgcagccatgaaattaaaagacgcttactccctggaaggaaagttatgaccaatatagatagcatattgaaaagcacagacattactttgccaacaaaggtctgtctagtcaaggctatggtttttcccggagaaggcgatggcatcccactccagtactcttgcctggaaaatcccatggagttccagtggtcatgtatggatatgagagttggactgtgaagaaagctgagcaccgaagaattgatgcttttgaactgtggtattggagaagactcctgagagtcccttggactgcaaggagatccaaccagtccattctaaaggagatcagccctgggtgttctttggaaggaatgattctaaagctgaaactccagtactttggccacctcatgggaagagttgactcattggaaaagactctgatgctgggagggattgggggcaggaggaaaaggggacgacagaggatgagatggctggatggcatcaccgactcgatggacatgagtctgagtgaactccgggagttggtgatggacagggaggcctggcatgctgcgattcatggggtcgcagagtcagacatgaccgagcgactgaactgaactgaactgatggtacttCTCTGCTAAGTTTTAAACGAACCTTTGTCCTAATCTCCTTTGTAGATTTGCTGACTTTCATTCCCACCCACAGCTAGGAGGGTTCTTTTCCCTCCAttccctctccaacatttattgtcaTAGATTTTCTAGGCTGACTGTTCTGATGTGTTTGAGGTGATGCCACTTTTGATTCACAGTTCTCTAATACTTCAGAtgctatcttttcatgtgcttcgtggccatctctgtgtcttctgtggagaaaggTCCGTTTAAATCTTGTGCCCCCATTTGACTGGGTTGTTTCTTTGATATCAAAGTTCATAAGCTGTGTGTATTTTGAAGAGAAATTCCTTGTGGGTGTTTATTTGCACAGATTAGTTCCATTATgaggtttgtctttttgttgtattTATGGTTTCCTCTACTGTGCCAGCATTTTAAAGGggagttcagttgagttcagttgctcagttgtgtctgactctttgtgaccccatggactgcagcatgccaggcctccctgtccatcaccaactcctgaagtttacttaaactcatgttcattcagtcagtgatgccatccaaccaactcatcctctgttgtccccttctcctcctgccttccatctttcctagcatcagggtcttttcaaataagtcagttcttttcatcaggtatccaaagtattggaatttcagcttcaacatcagtccttccaatgaatattcaggaccgatttcctttagaatggactggttggatctccttgcagtccaagggactctcaagagtcttctccaacaccacagttcaaaagcatcaattctttggtgctcagctttcttcacagtccaactctcacatccatacatgaccactggaaaaaccatggccttgactagatggacctttgttggcaaagtaatgtctctgctttaatgtctaggttggtcataactttccttccaaggagtaagcgttctttaatttcatggctgcagtcatcctctgcagtgattttggagccctcaaaaaataaatcagccacggtttccactgtttatccatctatttgccatgaagtgatggaaccagatgccataatcttagttttctgaatgttgagctttaagccaaaattttcactctcctttcaatttcatcaagaggctctttagttcctcttcactttttgccatagggtggtgtcatctgcatatctgaggttattgatatttctcctggcaatcttgattccagcttgtgcttcatccagcccagcgtttctcatgatgtactccgcatatacgttaaataaacagggtgacaatatacagccttgacgtactccttttcctatttggaaccagtctgttgtaccatgtccagttctaaatgttgcttactgacctgcatacagatttctgaagaggcaggtcaggtggtctggtattcccatctcttttagaattttccacggtttattgtaatgaacacagtcaaaggctttggcatagtcaataaagcagaaatagatgtttttctggaattctcttgctttttagatgatccaacagatgttggcaatttgatctctggttcctctgccttttctaaaaccagcttgaacatctggaagttcctggttcacgcactgttgaagcctggcttggagtgttttgagcatcactttgctaagcatgtgagatcagtgcacttttgtggtagtctgagcattctttggcgttgcctttctttgggattggaatgaaaactgaccttttccagtcctgtggtcactgctgagttttccacatttgctggcatattgagtgcagcagtttcacagcatcatctttcaggatttggaatagctcaactggaattccatcaccgccactagctttgttcatagtgatgcttcctaaggaccacttgagttcacattccaggaagtctggttcCTGGTGAGTAATCACACTGTCActattttctgggtcatgaagatcttttttgtacagttcttctgtgtattcttgccacctcttcttaatatcttctgcttctgttaggtccataccatttctgtcctttattgtgcccatctttgcatgaaatgttcccttggtatctctaattttcttgaagagatctctagtctttcctgttctattgctttcctctatttctttgcattgatcactgagaaagcctttcttatctctccttgctgttctttggaactctgcattcaaatgggtatattgttccttttctcctttgctttttgcttctcttcttttcacagctatttgtaaggcctcctcagacaaccattttgcttttttgcatttttatcggTGAtgaggtcccatttatttatttttgttttatttttcatgattctaaGAGGTGGGTCAAACGAAAACTTGCTGCattttatgtcaaagtgtgttctgctTTTTCCCTTAAGAGTTCCATATTTTCTGTCCTTTGATTTAGGTCCTTAAtctatttggagtttatttttctgtatgctgTTAGgcagtattctaatttcattctcatgACCATTTCCTAAAAAGCCTGCACACGGTTCTTCATGGCGGCTGCTGCTAACCCACCTTTTCACTAACAGCGTGGGAGGGCTGCCTTCTTTCCACGCCTTCTCCAGCGTTCACTGTTTGTCAGCTTCTGGACAATGGTCGTTGTGAACCATGTGAGgaaatacctcattgtagttttgacttgcgtGTCTGTAATATTTAGTGATGTGGACCTCTTTTCATGTGATTCTTTTAAAGGGTGTGAGTTAAACTTACTTCTTGAAATTGGCTACTTGAATGCCTGCCTTGTTTTGAATGTTTTTTCAGTGACACCTAGGACGTTGTGCATTAGATGCCCCGCAGCGCTGCTTTTCACGGTGTTGGTAAATTAAAAGGCCACGAGGGGGCAGCACGTCTCCATGTCCTGctcccgcaccccccccccccgccccgcccccggccgtaATCTCCTTGTTATTTTATGTTGGGATATTGTTGATTTCTGATGTGTTTGTTTCAGTTGTGCAAtacatgattcagttatacatagatgCTTATCTATTCTCTTTGGGTTCATTGTCACGTATGGGTGATTATTACAGTGTGTTCATCAGCTTTCCTATGCTATTCACTGGTTACATTTTGATCATCTGATAtgtatttctgtgtatatgttgATTCCAAACACCTAATTTCCCCCACTTGTTTCTGAAGGTTGGGGGCTCTGCAGAGGGCAGCAGGCACCCCAGGTCCACCTTGGGGGGACACTGCCTGCCACCTGCTCCTGGCTCCCTCAGCCCCAGTACGCTCAGCCTTGGTGTCCAAGCCAATCAGACTCCAGGGATGGGACACCAGCCCAGGTCACTGTGGCCTGAAGGGAATAGAACCAGCATTTCTTGttccatatttttctgtttttacccTATGGTTTGAACTGGAGTATATAGGTGAATCACAATCTTGTggggctttttttccttttcagtctaatgcaacttaattttcttggtgaccagaagtttcttttctaaatctgTTAGGCTGTGTTTCTTTGTGAAAGAACTTCATTTGTATCTATTTTTAGGTTACACCTAGAGGTGATATCACATGACacgtgtctctctctgtctcccttacTTCACTTGGAATGATCGTCTCCACTTTATTTCCTGTGGCTGGACTTGGCATTATTTCCTACTTCCTTATTGTTGAGAAACAttgcattgtgtacatgtacccgGTCTTCTGTTTCTATTCATCTGTAATTTctacatttagcttgcttcccaGACTTGACTATTGCACCTTGTTGGGCCAAGATTGCATGGGTTCctgtgtcttttaaatttttaaaaaatttaaaaaagtgttgTCTTTTACATTACCAAGTGTGTGACAAAATGGTTCTGCAGTGCCCCCAAACTGTGGTCAGATCAATGACCCTGACGGGGCTCTATCATCTACCTCTACAAAGATTGAATCATGGCCACTGAAGCGGCTGAGCTTCAACACCCCTGAAAGGAgctcagggtggaaattagaaaTGGGGCACTCtgcgcttaaaaaaaaaaaacaaaaaaaaaaaaactgcagaagaGGGCTTCAGATAGTTGGACAGTAACTAAACTTCATTCTGTCTCGTTCCTCttctacttaaatttaaaaagtgggtGCTTATCATTACAAACTGTTTTCTTTGCATTTGCAGGTATATCAAAATATATGCAAGTATATCTTTTTCATAAATATTGCTGCACTACCTCAGTATGCAGAATACATTTTTCACCAAATATGTCAAAGGATCTTAACATCTGTATGTAGACTTCTGTATGTAGATTTATCTTATTCTTTtgaattgatttataattttccaGTGTATGGCTGAAACATAAATTAACCATAAccctgctgaagctgaagctccagtactttggccacctaatgtgaagaaccaaatcattggaaaagaccctgatgctgggacagattgaaagcaggaggaaaagggaacaacagatgatgagatggttggatagcatcactgactcgatagacatgaatctgaacaaactcaaggagatggtgaaggacagggaatgtCTTTACTTAGAACATAAGAACAGtatttgtgagatttttttttagaaagggaCTTAGTATGTCAAAGGATATcctcattaaaatttttagaactattgaaaattaaaatctatagaggttgtatcaatttacacccTCAAAAATAGTGTATGGTGTTCTGTTTTGCTGCAGCCTATTTCAGAAGGCCATTAAAGTGATTCATGCCATCGGTATCTTATTCTGATTTAATTCTTTTAACTTGTTGCTTAGACTAACCATATGTCTCTTTGGGATGTAGAAACTACAATCCTACATCTtttattgatttccttttttggACAGTTACAATTTTCTTCTTGACTTTTTCCTGTGTGTTGAGGGCTCCCTTGTCtaacctctttttttttagttgctatGGCTTAAGTTTGTGATTGAATCaacctatgctttttttttttttcccccagtggatTCAGGAGTTTGTGTCACAGCAGACagatctttttatttctgagattATAATTATCTACCTTTTTACACTTAAATATTGATCCATCTGGAAACTTATTTTAAAGTAATGTAAAGAGTTTAAGAATCAATAATATTGAATGCTTGTTTCAAACAAAAATTGTGCCCCATTTCCATAATATAGAATTTAGTAGAAATATGGCTGCCCAGTCAAGGACTGCATTTTCTAATTCCTTTGATTGACGTGTGTGGCCGTGtgaccagtagtcatgtacgtgGGGGTGGTGTGTGTCACCTGTAGGCCAAGATCTTAAGAAGTTCTCTGTCCCATCTGCCATCTGGACACAGACAACAGAAGAGGCCATTTGGATTGTGGCACCAGAAGTTGGCAGGAACCTGGGTCCCTGATTTACAGGGGTCAAGATAGCCACTCACTGACCAGGAACACAAGCGGTGACTGTTACACGATTAAGAATTAGACTCACACTGTGAGGAGCCACTACACGGTTGGGGTTTATTTATTGAAGTGGCCAGTACGGCTTCAGCAGTACAGGATCCAGAGAAGAGCTAATGTTCCCCGAGCACCTGTGTCTGAGCACACTTCATTCTATTCAGTGAGCACTCTGCCCACTGTCAATGAACAGGAGATGTTAGTTACATAATGTTCGTAAaggatggggaagggggtggtATGTCAGTGGGCGACTTTCACAATTAACTACATGTTAAAGTGAAAATTCTATTCAGTGCACATGTGTCATGTACATCACTAGACTGGACcatggaaaaatctgaacataaaaagcagaggtatATCAAACCAGTCCAGGCTTATTTTAATTCATCTCTTAATAATAAGACTTCATTTAAAACAAGGCATCCAGTACAAACTTAAAATAGGTGGTATACCAGGATGACAGCAGGAACCAATTTTGGCTGCTGGAGACAGAATTCACAATTGTGTAGGAAATTTATCAATGACCTATATTAAGCAAAATAGGCTTCATCTGTAAATGTGAATGGATAACCCAAGATTACATCTGGAGGAGTACatgaaggaggaggagatgagCTAATAAAACACctaaagtgactgaacaacaaatatttggCAATTAAGTtgagaatgaattaaaaatattcaggCATGATAGTACACAGCTGTTTCTCTTAGCTGCCCAGTATCAGAGTTTGCAAATGCTTGATTCTTTGTGGAACTGCTTTGAAAATCAAGCTGTTGCCCTGCAAAGTTATTGAGTTAGTTTGTAAAACTGTGACTAGTTTCTGAATAGAGTCCTCTACTCTTTTTTGTTGCAATTTTTTCAAAATCAGTGTGAATAATCAAAATGTTCAGTGAAGGGAACACCATAGAAACATAAAGTTTTGCAGACTTTAGCAGAATGGAATTCCTGAAAACGCGGAATATAAACAGGAGGGAATTGAGACTTTAGCAGAATGGAATTCCTGAAAACGTGGTATATAAACAGGAAGCAATTGAATTTGTCACTGCGAAAGTGAGCAGCAAAATGACAAAATCAAGTAAGAGGAGCGCAGTGTACCTGACTGAGCCTTCACAGCTGTGGTTTGTGATTTCCTAACTCGTGAGAACAAGTTTTGAATGAGCTTCCATTTGGGGGTAAATTTACATTCTGTAATGAATAGAATGAAATGGAAAAGCCCTATTATTTTGTGACATCTCTGTTTTGTTTGGCAAAGTATTCAAGATAATTAGAAATGGAGACAATACTGTTGAGTTTtgtgttataaaatatttgtctaaGAATAAgtcttaatgaaataaaaatgatatgatgaaaatatttggactaaaatatttaaacatttccatACATAAAAGCATAATTATGTACCTTCACTGAGAATTTTCCTGAGCTTACCAGGAATCTCAACATATGTAGAAAGAGttaattttttcaacaaaatatgGGCTACAGAGAAGAGTTTTTTGAAAGTGTCaataaatttcaatttattaatgaTAAAATGCAATCTTGGGgaatattatcattttatgacaactgaaaataatgagaacatatttataattaaagtCACTGAAGGAAAGGGGAGAGACAATGTggcagaaaaacatttgaaaaaataaaggctAAAGTATTTCCAAATATGATGGAAAATATCAGGCCACAGGTCCTAAGTGCTTAAAGATATCTAAGAAGATTGAatagaaaaaaacacacacacatataatctcATCATAGTCAAATTGCTGAAAAGAAGtagtaaaaaatattaaatgaatatagAAGGGAAAAAGGCATATTCCATAGAGAAGATcaatgtgaaagtgaagactGAATTCAACAGCATTGCATCAAGAAGACAATGCagtgacatttttaaagtgttgaaagaaaaaaagtcttctcAACTTAGAAATCTATATCTGTTTAAACTATTCtccaaaaatgaagagaaaataaaggtatTGTTTAATTcatggtcaaagaagaaatcacaagggaaatagGAGCTTATTTTGGAATGAATGGTAATGAACATCtctcataaaaaatttttttgtggaTACAGTTAAAATAGTAGCTAGAAGGAAATTTATAGCCAATTGGAAAAATGGCAAATTCCATACAAAACAAACACACCAAAATTGacccaggaagaaaaaaacattttaatggccTTCTATTAAAGAAAGTGAATCTGAAATAAAAGCCCTTCTCAGAAAAACTCCACACCCAAAGActtcactagtgaattctaccaaacatttgataagaaatgaaaaaatgatgTCAACCATACAGCATATatttcagaaaacagaagaggaagaataTTTATTGGCTTGTTTCCTGAGGGCAGTATAACCCTGATACCACAGCCTGAGAAAGGCATTACAAAAAAAGGAATTGTAGACCAATATGCCTCATGAACACAGGGACAGATATCActgacaaaatattaacaaaaacgGCAATATATGAAGATAATAACATGCCATGACCAAATGTGAAGTATTCTAGGAATGCAAGGTTAGTATAAAATGATTCCATataagttgatttaaaaaaatcactcagtTTAAGTTGTCACATTCCACAgactaaaatagaaaaacagacatGATAATTTCAGTTGACAGACagaaatttgacaaaatttaatacCCATTCACGTTAAAACATGccagaaaactaaaagtagaaagGGGCTTCCACAATCTGACAGAAGATGGCGATGAAAAGCTTCCAGGCCATCATCATATTTGATGAAACACTGATTCCATTCCGTACAAAGCTGACAGCAGGCAATGGGGCCACTATGCTGTCCTATATTTTCCTGGGCGTTTTAAGCCTGTGCAGTAAGGTAAGTAAGAGATAAAGTTACGTAGGGAGAAATAAAATGGTCTTTATGTGATCTTGACATAACTGCATAGATTAAAAACTactaaaaaaactataaaaatctacATGAATAAGTGAACCTAAAAAGATTACACATAATAAGGTAGGTATACTGAAACCGATTGTATTCTCATGTActagtgaaaaaaaatgaaaaaggggtTCAAAGTATTTACAGTGCTAAAAAATGATTATGTTTAGAAAGTAAATCCATGTGTATTTATAAGACACTTCTGAAAAACATGAAATAAGATAATAGGTAAGAGACAAACCATGTTCACAGATTGGAGGATTTCATATTGCTAATACATCTGTTTTTCCCAAATTGATCTGTAGACTCACCATGACCCTATTATTATCCCAGAAacctttttttttggatataaGGACAAGTGAGTCTAAAATTAGTATCTAAATGCAAAGAACCTATAACAgccaaaataatttggaaaagagGGAAAATGCTGGACAACTTACCTAACCCAATTTCCATAATTAATATAAAGCTTCAGTAATCGATACAGTGTGGTATCCACTTTATTACAGAAAAACAGATAATAGAGCCACGCATAAATTGTCACTTGGGTCTCTGACAGAGGTGCCAAGTTAGTCCCTCTGgtaaaaggacagtcttttcactgaagatgctgggacaactggatagcTATAATGGGAAGAAACAGAGCCTCTACCCAACTCCTCACAAACACAGGTCTGTGATTCATCTGTAATatgatataaaatgtaaatataaaactattagctttgagaagaaaatacagatgatTTTTTGCAATCTTGGATTAGGCAAAAATTTCTCAGAAAACACTAACcataaaaaaagagataaatttgattccaaaactttaaaaacttctgttcatcaaaatacaccattaagaaaatgcatAGAAAAACCCCAGACTAGGAGAATAAATAATAGCCAGTTACACTTTTACACAATAATGCATATGAGAAgtacaatgaaaataatatttcattttcgagtataatacataaaatatttgaattccATGCATAAATTACTAATGAtgaaataaaaggacaaataattGGAAAGTTATGCTTGATTGTATAGACCATAATACAGATGAAAACACTTaatttagtaaaaatattttaatgtgagaCATTAATTATTCTCaggatattttaaataacattttaaaacagtatttacaAGCCAAGGAAACATGcctttgtttttagtttattgaCTATTCTTAATAGTGCATTTTCATCAGACTGGATTGGGCCAATCAGGAATTCTATAATTGGTCTTTGATTTGTTAGTGGCTAttcaaaggctatggtttttccagtagtcatgtatggatgtgagagttggactgtgaagaaagctgagcactgaagaattgatgcttttgaactgtggtgttggagaagactcttgagagtcccttggactgcaaggacatccaacaagtccgttctaaaggagatcagccctgggtgttctttggaaggaatgatgctaaagctgaaatgccagtactttggccacctcatgggaagagttgactcattggaaaagactctgatcctgggagggattgggggcaggaggagaaggggatgacagaggatgagatggctggatggcatcactgactcaatggatatgagtttgagtgaactccgggagttggtgatggacagggaggcctggcgtgctgtgattcatggggtcgcaaagagtaggacacgactgaggactgaaccGACCGATTGACCGATTCAAAGTAACTTTCAAAAAAAGGTTAAGAATACTGGGATAAAAATTAGACCATGAGCagctccaaataccatcacaagAAACATAATCTTGAAAAATGTCCTGAAGATGTATGCTTTAGCTGCACACAGGACACACACCCCTATTATTGTTGAAACTGCACTCTGTAGCACGGGGTAGCCCAGCAGATACAGGGCCTCGATGGCTTTTCGGTTTACTGAGGGCTCTGAACTGGAAACAAAGGCATAGGAAATGTGAgcagaaaagtcaaaagaaaatccTATGCAAATGACAAGATTAATCATGGATATGGAGTCAAGGTTGACATTCCAGAAGGCCATAAAACCCGTGACGCCCACAATCACAGAAGCAATAGCAAAAGTTACCCACAGAGAACACAGGGGATGAGGAATTAATAATAAGGAAACAATGAACATAGCTGCGGAGGCAACAATCACATTTCGCACAGTGTTCTCTACTATTGCAGAAAACTGATCAAAATATATGAAAGCCGAGTTGTACACCATCAGGGGAACCTCACACTTCTCAGCCGTGTCTCGGAACTGGAGCAACATCAGCTTCCTACTGGTTGAAGAAGAAATACCCATGGTTTGAACGAAGGCCCGGGAACAAATGATTTCCTGTGATGATGTTATATTAATATCATATGCAAAAAGTGGAAATTCCATTAAAAAAGTGGGAATATTGCTTAGAAATGCTGTCTTATCATTTATATGTTGACGGAGGTTTtccatatattttacatattctcGTAACCAAAACTCTGTAAGGTTTTCATCTACATACTCATTGTTTTCAAAATCTGCCAgacatttttccagtttttgcctAGCATCTTTATCCCAGTAGTCATGAACCTCAGTAATGATTACCATAACCCTGGGACCGTAAGTATAAAAATGTTCTTCTTCTACATTAAAATATGGTGTGATGTAGGAGTCGTCACTTGCCAAATTTCGGAGGTCTAAGCCTTCCTCCACTCGGAAACACCCATATAAACTAGTTATGATGTACGACACATATGGGAACACTACACAAATCTTGGCCTTGGTGCTTGTGAGAAAAGGACCAAAAGAGTCTCTGAAGAACAGATTCATTGCGTGGATGTCGGCTTCATACTCATCTTGGAGAGAGCTCCCTGGGAGGCAGCAGGACTTTTTCAATGAAGAACATTCTTGGTTGGGCGTTTCTGGCCTCTTCAGCCAGCGCAGACAGACTCCTTCTCTTTTCCCATCCAGGGCCATACATGCCCCAAAACAGGTGATGCTGTAAAAATAACAGAAGAGCAGGGCTGTTCCTGTGTAGATGCAGAAGTATTGTACGGACCTGAAAGAGGTCATAATGCCTGTATAGAAGGCCAGGACGTTGGTCACGGTGGTGACCGTAATGGACACTGCCACTTTTGAGTAGACATCGGACATCCGCTCGCTTATGCTACCCGTGAGGCTGGTCTTCTGCCAGGCAGAAATCATGATAAACATGTCATCAACTCCAACACCTgttagagaaagaaacagagtctTTGTACTTTTTAACATCCATTAAAAATTAACCAGATGAACTCAAACCGTTTTCTTTGCCCGTCTCTCAAGGTCTCACTGATCTTGCGGAGTCTGTGTTTGGATACTGCTTTCTC belongs to Bos javanicus breed banteng chromosome 16, ARS-OSU_banteng_1.0, whole genome shotgun sequence and includes:
- the LOC133227388 gene encoding LOW QUALITY PROTEIN: patched domain-containing protein 3-like (The sequence of the model RefSeq protein was modified relative to this genomic sequence to represent the inferred CDS: deleted 4 bases in 3 codons), which gives rise to MSLNPSKVAPEPEPEREAGQGPESEAQGPGPERESGPPAGPGPEPEPPSAAGQDREPERGRAAGPSAEPPTGLEAPPPPPASRSENLRAPRPRCHTNCLEAPLSRAFRRLGGKVGAHPWIFLLLPVALTAVLGTGLMYLPRDGEEDLEEQYTPIGSPAKAERRFVQGHFTANDSLVFSISRKSAEVPYASVLVVSNTETLLEPDILEEISKVDDAVQALTVTQDNGTQIPYSEVCTKNQGSCVPPPPNPLLFAWKRNKGLNLKTITFPIYSLASQIVSLANILGGTVLGESMGPSQLLLQAKTMRLQYYLETGGEENERSKAWMIHFLMKVGSLEESLALKKIQVVYFSSLSRQLEFEATSMTVVPLFHLAYLLIILFAIVSCYRCDCVQNKMWVAVFAVISTALAMVSGFGLMLYVGVPFVLIVANSPFLILGVGVDDMFIMISAWQKTSLTGSISERMSDVYSKVAVSITVTTVTNVLAFYTGIMTSFRSVQYFCIYTGTALLFCYFYSITCFGACMALDGKREGVCLRWLKRPETPNQECSSLKKSCCLPGSSLQDEYEADIHAMNLFFRDSFGPFLTSTKAKICVVFPYVSYIITSLYGCFRVEEGLDLRNLASDDSYITPYFNVEEEHFYTYGPRVMVIITEVHDYWDKDARQKLEKCLADFENNEYVDENLTEFWLREYVKYMENLRQHINDKTAFLSNIPTFLMEFPLFAYDINITSSQEIICSRAFVQTMGISSSTSRKLMLLQFRDTAEKCEVPLMVYNSAFIYFDQFSAIVENTVRNVIVASAAMFIVSLLLIPHPLCSLWVTFAIASVIVGVTGFMAFWNVNLDSISMINLVICIGFSFDFSAHISYAFVSSSEPSVNRKAIEALYLLGYPVLQSAVSTIIGVCVLCAAKAYIFRTFFKIMFLVMVFGAAHGLIFIPVFLTFF